A single Suricata suricatta isolate VVHF042 chromosome 2, meerkat_22Aug2017_6uvM2_HiC, whole genome shotgun sequence DNA region contains:
- the TMEM140 gene encoding transmembrane protein 140 yields MTVLRPTRGRQLLFLGIMLATVAVISLLFYALLWKAGNLADSPDLRIGFYNFCLWNEGSGSLQCHQFPELEALGVPRVGLALARLGVYGALVFALFVPLPLFLAWCNSNEAEWQLAVGFLAMSSMLLASGLGLFLTYTWKWIRLSPLEPSFLALGTAQALLLLLLMATFVFPRRAEDKIKLDSY; encoded by the coding sequence ATGACTGTCCTGAGGCCAACGCGGGGCAGGCAGCTGCTGTTCCTGGGCATCATGCTGGCCACGGTGGCCGTCATCTCCCTGCTGTTCTACGCGCTCCTCTGGAAGGCGGGCAACCTCGCGGACTCACCAGACCTCAGGATCGGCTTCTACAACTTCTGCCTGTGGAACGAGGGCAGCGGCTCCCTCCAGTGCCACCAGTTCCCGGAGCTGGAGGCCCTGGGGGTGCCGCGGGTCGGCCTGGCCCTGGCCAGGCTCGGTGTGTACGGGGCCCTGGTCTTCGCTCTCTTcgtccccctgcccctcttcctggccTGGTGCAACAGTAACGAGGCCGAGTGGCAGCTGGCCGTGGGCTTCCTGGCGATGTCCTCCATGCTGCTGGCCAGCGGCCTGGGCCTCTTCCTCACCTACACGTGGAAGTGGATCAGGCTGTCCCCCCTGGAGCCCAGCTTTCTGGCTCTGGGCACCGCCCAGGCCTTGCTCCTCCTCTTGCTCATGGCCACGTTTGTGTTCCCTCGGAGAGCAGAGGACAAGATCAAGCTCGACAGCTACTAG